In Canis lupus dingo isolate Sandy chromosome 25, ASM325472v2, whole genome shotgun sequence, one genomic interval encodes:
- the B3GNT7 gene encoding UDP-GlcNAc:betaGal beta-1,3-N-acetylglucosaminyltransferase 7, producing the protein MSLWKKTVYKSVCLSLALLVAVTVFQRSLTPNQFLQEPPPPTPEPQKAQKSSGHLVNPNSFWKNPKDVVAPTPAAPQGPQTWDVSTTNCSANVNLTHQPWFQGLEPHFRQFLTYRHCRYFPMLLNHPEKCGGHVHLLVVVKSIITQHDRREAIRQTWGREQESVSGGRGAIRTLFLLGTASKQEERTHYQQLLAYEDRLYGDILQWDFLDSFFNLTLKEIHFLKWFDIYCPNVQFIFKGDDDVFVNPTNLLEFLADWQPREDLFVGDVLQHARPIRKKDNKYYIPGVLYSKASYPPYAGGGGFLMAGGLARRLHHACDTLELYPIDDVFLGMCLEVLGVQPTAHEGFKTFGISRNRNSRMNKEPCFFRSMLVVHKLLPAELLAMWGLVHGNLTCSRKLQLL; encoded by the exons ATGTCCCTGTG GAAGAAAACCGTCTACAAGAGCGTGTGCCTGTCTCTGGCCCTGCTTGTGGCCGTAACAGTATTCCAGCGTAGCCTGACCCCCAACCAGTTCCTGCAAGAGCCCCCGCCACCCACTCCAGAGCCGCAAAAGGCCCAGAAATCAAGTGGACACCTGGTGAACCCCAACAGCTTCTGGAAGAACCCGAAGGATGTGGTTGCCCCCACGCCCGCGGCCCCGCAAGGGCCCCAGACTTGGGACGTCAGCACCACTAACTGCTCGGCCAACGTCAACCTGACCCACCAGCCCTGGTTCCAAGGCCTGGAGCCCCACTTCCGGCAGTTCCTGACCTACCGTCACTGCCGGTACTTCCCCATGCTGCTGAACCACCCCGAGAAGTGCGGCGGCCACGTCCACCTGCTGGTGGTGGTCAAGTCGATCATCACGCAGCACGACCGCCGCGAGGCCATCCGCCAGACCTGGGGCCGCGAGCAGGAGTCGGTgagcggcggccgcggcgccATCCGCACCCTCTTCCTGCTGGGCACGGCCTCCAAGCAGGAGGAGCGGACCCACTACCAGCAGCTGCTGGCCTACGAGGACCGTCTCTACGGCGACATCCTGCAGTGGGACTTTCTCGACAGCTTCTTCAACCTGACCCTCAAGGAGATCCACTTCCTCAAGTGGTTTGACATCTACTGCCCCAACGTGCAGTTCATCTTCAAGGGCGACGACGACGTCTTTGTCAACCCCACCAACCTGCTGGAGTTCCTGGCTGACTGGCAGCCGCGGGAAGACCTGTTCGTGGGCGACGTCCTGCAGCACGCCCGGCCCATCCGCAAGAAGGACAACAAGTACTACATCCCGGGGGTCCTGTACAGCAAGGCCAGCTACCCCCCGTacgcgggcggcggcggcttcCTCATGGCCGGCGGCCTGGCCCGGCGCCTGCACCACGCCTGCGACACCCTGGAGCTGTACCCCATCGACGACGTCTTCCTGGGCATGTGCCTGGAGGTGCTGGGCGTGCAGCCCACGGCCCACGAGGGCTTCAAGACTTTCGGCATCTCCCGCAACCGCAACAGCCGCATGAACAAGGAGCCGTGCTTCTTCCGCTCCATGCTCGTCGTGCACAAGCTGCTGCCCGCCGAGCTGCTGGCCATGTGGGGGCTGGTGCACGGCAACCTCACCTGCTCCCGCAAGCTGCAGCTGCTCTGA